A single genomic interval of bacterium harbors:
- a CDS encoding SRPBCC domain-containing protein, whose amino-acid sequence MTKEKTPTQTRSIERTIEINAPVEKVWKALTDAHELMRWFPLDAKVMPGKGGSIFYSWGPPYEGRSQIEIWEPNHRLKTAEGGGEQPPGAERIPPQVATDFQLESHGGKTILRLVHSGFGMGENWEDEYDATSRGWTFELDNMKHYLENHAGESRQVIWARTLLLNTREEVWIRMMSKGGFLQEGSIENLRPGDPYAIKTAGGFELKGKVIANKPPTDFYGTVENFNNGIFCFRIERGSACGAPPGADPETLRKQVQPALWLSLWNQPNHLQVLIQEAWTKAMAKLYPEA is encoded by the coding sequence GTGACTAAAGAAAAAACACCCACTCAAACACGCTCCATTGAGAGAACGATTGAGATCAATGCGCCCGTGGAAAAAGTTTGGAAAGCGCTTACCGATGCGCATGAGCTGATGCGCTGGTTTCCATTGGATGCGAAAGTGATGCCTGGAAAGGGAGGATCCATTTTTTATTCGTGGGGGCCTCCGTATGAAGGAAGAAGTCAGATCGAGATCTGGGAACCAAATCATCGTTTAAAAACAGCGGAAGGAGGCGGAGAACAACCTCCAGGAGCGGAAAGAATTCCCCCTCAAGTGGCCACCGATTTTCAATTGGAAAGTCATGGCGGTAAAACCATTCTGAGACTTGTACACTCCGGTTTTGGGATGGGAGAAAATTGGGAAGATGAATACGATGCAACAAGCCGCGGCTGGACATTCGAGCTGGACAACATGAAACACTATCTGGAGAATCATGCGGGCGAATCGCGTCAGGTCATCTGGGCCCGGACGCTTTTGCTGAATACGCGCGAAGAGGTTTGGATCCGCATGATGAGCAAAGGGGGTTTCTTGCAAGAGGGTTCCATTGAAAATCTGCGCCCTGGCGATCCATACGCAATTAAAACGGCGGGCGGTTTCGAATTGAAAGGAAAAGTAATTGCGAACAAACCGCCAACGGATTTTTACGGAACTGTGGAGAATTTCAACAACGGAATATTCTGTTTCCGCATCGAACGTGGCTCTGCTTGTGGTGCTCCTCCTGGAGCTGATCCTGAGACTTTGCGGAAGCAAGTCCAGCCGGCTTTATGGCTGTCGCTGTGGAATCAGCCAAATCACTTGCAGGTACTGATTCAGGAAGCGTGGACGAAAGCGATGGCAAAGTTGTATCCGGAAGCATAG
- a CDS encoding helix-turn-helix domain-containing protein has translation MNSPSATAIQMIEDNLEAAAVLDPLRLQILEGLREPDSAAGLARRFGIPRQKVNYHLRQLEKHGFLEAVEERRKGNCTERIVRATARAYLISPQALGSLAADPDKIQDHFSFTYLVAVAARAIQELAVLREQANQANKKLATFTLQTSIRFASTADRNEFAREVSNAFANLSAKYHDEKSPGGRTFRVFAGAYPAITKIHKKMKQEKKS, from the coding sequence AGGACAATCTTGAGGCGGCGGCGGTGCTTGATCCTTTGCGTCTTCAGATACTGGAGGGCCTTCGCGAGCCGGATTCGGCTGCCGGTTTAGCGCGCCGTTTCGGAATTCCGCGCCAAAAGGTGAACTACCATCTCCGCCAACTGGAGAAGCACGGGTTCCTGGAGGCGGTAGAGGAACGGCGTAAGGGCAACTGCACGGAACGAATCGTGCGCGCTACTGCCCGCGCTTATTTGATTAGCCCTCAGGCGCTGGGATCGCTTGCTGCCGATCCAGACAAAATTCAAGACCACTTCTCGTTCACTTATCTTGTAGCTGTAGCCGCCCGCGCAATTCAAGAACTTGCCGTTCTACGGGAACAAGCAAATCAGGCGAATAAGAAACTTGCCACATTCACATTGCAAACGTCCATTCGTTTTGCCAGCACCGCGGATCGCAATGAATTTGCCAGAGAAGTCTCGAACGCTTTCGCAAATTTATCGGCAAAGTATCATGATGAAAAAAGCCCTGGCGGTCGCACTTTTCGTGTTTTTGCGGGCGCTTATCCCGCCATCACCAAAATTCATAAAAAAATGAAACAGGAGAAAAAGTCGTGA